DNA sequence from the Lodderomyces elongisporus chromosome 5, complete sequence genome:
GTAAAGGCAAAGAAGGTAAAGGCAAAGAGCAAAGCAAGGAAAGTAATAAAGAGGAAACATCAGCGGATGCAACTACTGCCACAGCTTCTCAAGCAGATGGTAATTCACCTAAGCGACGGAAAGTTGAAGCTGAAAATCCACTACTCAATGATAACATAACAGACGACAATATTACTGTTAACAAGACTATAGACTTGTTTGCAAATGAGCAAGATAATTCACAAAAATTGGGCAACCGTCCCGATATGACCATGAGATTTGATGGTGATCTACTGACAATTATGGGCAATAGCAGCGGTGGTGGCCCCAACAGATTTCAAGGAAACGGTAgggaaaatgaaatggtTATATTGATGAGAAATATGAATAAATTATCTTCGAAAATGATGAGCATGAGTTCTGCTGatacatcatcatcatcttcttcttcttctttgccGCGGACAAAAGGCGAGACTACTGTTGATGGATTATCAGCTCAAGAAGTAAATGAATATGAAGAAGAGTTGAACTTGCATGACTTGAACGTAGTTGAGGAGTCGCATTATATAAAACTAAACATCAACACAAGCGCATCTCGGAGTCCAAGTGTTGGTCCCGGTGAAAAAGATGCTGGTGCTGAAGAACAGCTTGACGACAAAGAAGCACAAAACTTTAtttatcaacaatttcaacagGTGACGAAAGGCGGTGATGAAAAAACCGAAAAAGATGACATAAAGACATCAAACTATTTTGATTTGACAGATACCTTCAAGGGAAAAACAGAAGACATTGAGAAAACATCTTTTGAGGTGTCTGCGCTTCTTCgacaaaattttaaaaCCTATAAACTTCTCAACAAAGATGAAACATATTTAAAATCATCATATGAGAAAGTGCCCGTTAATTTAGTGCCCGACTCCTTATACCAGGAGATTATTACATATAATATCACTATTGTTGAGTTTTTGTCGCATTTTTGGAAACTATTTCTTCAAGGTAAAAACCCGCAGCAATTGAAGAAGTTGTTCACCAGCTTGAAAAATTGTGCAAACCTGTTGAGGGAGTTCAAAACTCGAGCAACGGCTCAATTAGAGGCAATTGAGATTGTAgcaaagaatgaaaagCTAAGGGATAAGATTTTAAAAGATTTCAATTCCTGTTTGGAACCAGTAGAGCTCAGTTTACAAACTGCATTAACCAAGTacactgctgctgctgctgctgctacttCGGCTACTTCGGCTACTTCTGTTTCTTCTGTTGCACCTGTTCCCGCCACCGAAGGAGCCTAATTCTTGGTTGCAGtaaatataaattataACTGCTTTTGATGTTTATATT
Encoded proteins:
- the TFB1 gene encoding RNA polymerase II transcription factor B subunit 1 (BUSCO:EOG0926315C); protein product: METVRGACSKDKVGGMVFIREDITPSMLEWKAVDDDKNNIAIPLNKLVALQATKETVPKMILQISYKSDVENEPDKKMKLHFNNRPTMNNIKDALQTIVARSRTRVEGSPSTPMSDAGIGSPSTLSSTFPGAAAVGKTGGTGLSQSPSGGGSLQPGVSPSTPTPVPSSSSSSSSSSSSATGNFSLAQNALSDANLLKNFELQQKLLLEDRNLRNIFTKSVMSFKLSPTIFWSSRINQLRTFALTISQHRGPYNVLSTIKPVATSDNQVNVNVTRDTINEIFEIYPIIKRAFTDLVPKRFSEGEFWSRFFNSKLFRRLRGDKIGINSGRGDVVLDKYLYMDEKATPLSDVNKESQKEAGKEQGKEGKGKEGKGKEGKGKEGKGKEQSKESNKEETSADATTATASQADGNSPKRRKVEAENPLLNDNITDDNITVNKTIDLFANEQDNSQKLGNRPDMTMRFDGDLSTIMGNSSGGGPNRFQGNGRENEMVILMRNMNKLSSKMMSMSSADTSSSSSSSSLPRTKGETTVDGLSAQEVNEYEEELNLHDLNVVEESHYIKLNINTSASRSPSVGPGEKDAGAEEQLDDKEAQNFIYQQFQQVTKGGDEKTEKDDIKTSNYFDLTDTFKGKTEDIEKTSFEVSALLRQNFKTYKLLNKDETYLKSSYEKVPVNLVPDSLYQEIITYNITIVEFLSHFWKLFLQGKNPQQLKKLFTSLKNCANSLREFKTRATAQLEAIEIVAKNEKLRDKILKDFNSCLEPVELSLQTALTKYTAAAAAATSATSATSVSSVAPVPATEGA